The stretch of DNA TTTTACGGTTTTTTGTGCACAATGTCTGGGGATATGATGAACatttttgtgaaaacttttcacttcaattttaaatcgaTAACATAAACTTCTACTACAGACAGAGTATACATCACAGATGGTGTAATGTGTAATATGGAACTACATATTTGTAAGATCAGAGATgtcctaaaatattttattttctaattttactttttaattaaattaggaaAGATTTATCtttataatttgaatatttcacgTACCTATCtgaatatgtatgtataaaaatcaaaaggaaaaCATTAAACCCTAACTCTGTAGAAAAAAtgatagaattaaattaaaattaattgttaataattgaaaaaaaagcagtaGAAAGTAGTGTATTATTATTGAGAACAGCTATCTAGAAATAATCCATTGTACTTAGTTGGTGTTGTTGAAAATTGCATTGTGTAGTAGATATAATTTAGATTTGGAAGCAAATAATTCCACATGGAAATGAATTTGTGTACGGATTATAAATGCAATATGTACCTGCTGGTAGACTGCTCTGCAAGTTGCAACTGATTTGCTCTCCTCCCGTGCAGCACTCACGATGTGACTCCATGTTGAGTCTGGCATGTCAGTGTAATTGTTTCGTGATAAAATACCTAATGTTGTCAACTCGTCATTGCGAAAGACTACAGGGGATGCCAGAGGACGTCGAGATACGGTAATCTGTTCTGACACATCCGGCGAGCAGCAGGAGAGAGGATATGAACGATTTGGGGTATTCGAATAGTCTTGTGGTCCTATGACGCCGCAACATCGGCCATCGTTCTGTAGGCGATCCCATAAATCACTAAATTCCAAGGAATTCCCATATTCTGTGGCTAGGCGTTTACtgaaatggggaaaattgaatttacctACCGCACaggaaatttcaaatttattttgtgtataATGTGTGATTTGCGGTTTACCACAAATACAGTGTTATTTTGATCTATTAGCTCTTTACCTCAAAATTGGTTGCAACTCAGTCATAACTCTCTCAAACTTGAACATCCAAAATATACCCAGAATGGCGTCCCCAATTAGTAAGACGAGAAGGAGCAACCAATAAGCGTTTAGTAATTTCTCTGAAAGTCTTAAGGCACCAAGGCATCCAACTAATTGTAGAAAACCTGAAAATAGCAGAcaatgtgtgcaaaaaagaTTAATGCGAAACTCGGGAAAAGCCACAAAGCATGGTATAATCTCCCATGGCACAGGGTTGGGAGCTTGTAAggttgaaaaatattgtaattgaGAACTCTCTGTATACAAATATTCTTGGcaacaaaatttaatgaataaagtttttaacCTGATTGCACCAGCAGAGCAAAATAAGCGTACACAAAGCTTGGTTGTCCTAAATTCAAACCATGCACCAAAAGACGCTTGTAGTCGGCAAGGAGGACTTTTCCAGCAACGCCACAGAATACAATGACTGCCATCAAGAGCACTGCGTTGCATGTGTAGATCCACAGTCTGTAGTACCTGCGGATTTGATAGAAATTTCATACATAAATTGCCTAATTGCTCCAAACTTTGCTCTCTAACTTGCATGGTTTAACAACAACTGAACTTTGGTTAGACATTTCATCGGATGAAATATATATGAGTTGTTTGCTAAATTCTTGAGGTGATGAAATATTGTGGTTTGTAAAATTGGGAtataaaatgtgcaaaaaataattcccacTCAGAAGGAACTTTTTTGacatgaaaaattgataagatgCGTTAGCAAGAAGATcgagttaataaaaaaatattgaaagaaaattataatttacatgatatataaattatttaattgagtaTAAAATTAGAGGAAACAAGTAAGGTATACACATGTATATCGAAGAAGCTAGTGTGTTAAATTTTGTAGCGCTTTCCTGGAACTTAATTGTATTATGCTTTAGAATATATGTGCAAGATTCCCCGATGGGTGTGTCTTTAATTTGTTGAGTAAAGTGTAAATCCCTCTGTGACGTTGACAGAGTGTCGAATGAACTTTCAGCGTCACTTACTTTAATGAGTGTTGAGCATCAAAAGTCCATCAACTTCTAGGGTATAATGTACTCGTCATAAggacaaaaaaagctcaacttcTTTTAAAGGGACAACTCTGAGAGATGTTGGTTCAGAAATTATATGGAAAATTGGTATAATACATAAACTACATACTTTGTGGGGTGTAGAGAgtgtattaaataaataaatgtgagATAAGTTGTATGCCTTGATTGAGAGCGGTTCAGAGACAAATGGGGATATGAATGAGGGTTGGGGAGAGTAAGGTCCTTTTGATATTATGTAATCTACTCACCGCATGGCCTTTGCGTCGGGCGAGTTGGTTTGCAGCCCCTTGAGGGTCATAGGGCTCAACTGGATGCCCGTTTTATTCTTGATTCTTGCTGGTGCTGGTACGGGACTAAGGTCGTTCAATATTGTGGCCACTGGCCCCTGGGTTGCCTGGGCTTGCTTATAGTTGTTCAATTCCGTCAAGACAAGTTT from Lutzomyia longipalpis isolate SR_M1_2022 chromosome 1, ASM2433408v1 encodes:
- the LOC129797530 gene encoding uncharacterized protein LOC129797530 isoform X2; this encodes MFVMLSVRTTSVCERQAETGSNVLDTTKYSINSCSNNKNSNSNNISCTNSIKSNNIQEYQTAAINNILKINNHHVVFEKHLTKSSSATPLHRDDIILKPSLTLPEIGPPTALARSKLVLTELNNYKQAQATQGPVATILNDLSPVPAPARIKNKTGIQLSPMTLKGLQTNSPDAKAMRYYRLWIYTCNAVLLMAVIVFCGVAGKVLLADYKRLLVHGLNLGQPSFVYAYFALLVQSGFLQLVGCLGALRLSEKLLNAYWLLLLVLLIGDAILGIFWMFKFERVMTELQPILSKRLATEYGNSLEFSDLWDRLQNDGRCCGVIGPQDYSNTPNRSYPLSCCSPDVSEQITVSRRPLASPVVFRNDELTTLGILSRNNYTDMPDSTWSHIVSAAREESKSVATCRAVYQQGCIDKVILWLKSTADILFVLGYCVIAFLKLCFLGILRYEIKEMIQKIKLLQTEMATAILNADAETTHLQLPQLPQPMQQISSTSINGGIHAEPKNNNSSRV